In Nitrospirota bacterium, one genomic interval encodes:
- a CDS encoding acyloxyacyl hydrolase, translated as MKTVVRASGMVLALCTILVLSAGAVCDAAAGGRLFELGLGGGINLNGVNSTQFLISPAVFIPLAGSRVFRLGVEGDIEFIEHEGRVTVITGIAPLIRAIAPSGTVRPFIEIGGGVNYASRKRIDGKELDGPFLFSAMAGAGIEMTAGKRLLRASYRLRHLSNGSLYDKNEGLNTQYLFLSISF; from the coding sequence ATGAAGACGGTCGTCCGCGCGTCGGGGATGGTGCTTGCGCTCTGTACGATCCTGGTCCTCTCCGCCGGCGCTGTGTGCGATGCAGCGGCGGGGGGGCGTCTTTTTGAGCTGGGTCTCGGCGGGGGGATCAACCTCAACGGCGTCAACTCCACGCAGTTTCTCATCTCCCCTGCAGTCTTCATACCCCTGGCGGGCTCGCGGGTGTTCCGTCTCGGCGTCGAGGGGGATATCGAGTTTATCGAGCACGAGGGGCGGGTGACGGTGATTACGGGAATCGCTCCCCTTATTCGAGCGATAGCGCCTTCAGGAACAGTGCGGCCCTTCATCGAGATAGGCGGGGGGGTGAATTATGCGAGCCGGAAGAGGATCGACGGGAAGGAGCTCGACGGGCCCTTCCTGTTCAGCGCCATGGCCGGCGCCGGCATAGAGATGACGGCGGGCAAGCGGCTCCTGCGGGCATCCTACCGTCTCCGCCACCTCTCCAACGGGAGCCTGTACGACAAGAACGAGGGGCTGAATACGCAATACCTGTTCCTCTCGATCAGCTTTTAG
- a CDS encoding phage Gp37/Gp68 family protein: protein MAQASKIEWTQVTWNPVTGCSKISEGCRNCYAERMALRLKAMGSTRYRNGFKLALHHDLVDLPLRWKKPKIIFVNSMSDLFHKDVPLSFINNVFTTMSEARWHVFQIVTKRAERLSEISNKVSWSPNVWVGVTVESNNYLSRIDELRKVPASVRFISIEPLLSDLPDLSLEGIDWVIVGGESGPKSRAMKAEWVRDIREQCIKTNVPFFFKQWGGFRKSKSGRMLDGCVWDEMPAMVPTGAV from the coding sequence ATGGCTCAGGCATCGAAGATAGAATGGACTCAGGTGACATGGAATCCTGTTACCGGGTGCTCAAAGATAAGCGAAGGCTGCAGGAACTGTTACGCTGAGCGCATGGCGTTGCGTCTCAAGGCAATGGGCAGTACACGCTATCGAAACGGTTTCAAACTGGCGCTTCATCATGATCTGGTAGATTTGCCCCTCCGCTGGAAAAAACCCAAGATCATCTTCGTAAACTCAATGAGCGACCTCTTCCATAAAGATGTTCCTTTGTCATTTATAAACAATGTGTTCACGACTATGAGCGAGGCACGCTGGCATGTATTTCAAATTGTGACGAAGAGAGCCGAGCGGCTTTCGGAGATATCAAACAAAGTCTCCTGGTCTCCGAACGTGTGGGTCGGCGTAACCGTTGAATCAAACAACTATCTATCTAGGATAGATGAACTCAGAAAAGTTCCTGCCTCAGTCAGATTCATCTCAATAGAACCGCTACTATCCGATCTGCCGGATCTCTCACTTGAAGGAATCGACTGGGTCATCGTCGGTGGTGAGTCAGGCCCGAAGAGCAGAGCCATGAAAGCCGAATGGGTGCGTGATATTAGAGAGCAATGCATCAAAACTAATGTCCCTTTCTTCTTCAAACAGTGGGGAGGGTTCAGGAAATCTAAAAGCGGCAGGATGCTGGATGGCTGCGTATGGGACGAGATGCCAGCAATGGTACCTACAGGGGCGGTTTAG
- a CDS encoding DUF134 domain-containing protein — protein MPRPKKPRKCRCPFKEHQGPICKPVGMPMNELKQVTIYRDELEAMRLCDLKDMTQQEAGARMGVSRGTVQRLLSSARKKVVKAITECKALVFEEETNTKS, from the coding sequence ATGCCCCGTCCAAAGAAGCCGAGAAAGTGCCGGTGCCCGTTCAAGGAGCACCAGGGACCGATCTGCAAACCTGTAGGCATGCCCATGAACGAGCTGAAGCAGGTCACGATCTATCGCGACGAGCTCGAGGCGATGCGGCTCTGCGACCTGAAGGACATGACCCAGCAGGAGGCGGGAGCGAGGATGGGCGTTTCCCGGGGCACGGTCCAGCGGCTCCTCTCGAGCGCCCGCAAGAAAGTGGTCAAAGCGATCACCGAATGCAAAGCCCTCGTCTTCGAGGAAGAGACGAATACTAAAAGCTGA
- the tcmP gene encoding three-Cys-motif partner protein TcmP, translated as MLEKLPRLEDDDLITPEVGLWAEFKYRLVWNYAKMFSSSMKSKWDARVYIDLYAGPGRARLEKTMTIVPASPLLSLNIADRFDRYIFCESDSMKIEALKKRVVRDYAGIDIRFVEDDVNSNIEKVISQLPAHRKDFRVLSFCFVDPYSIRNLNFQTIQQLSEKYMDFLVLIPSGMDANRNIDAYYMQESSTAIEYFTGSPNWRDEWRAQRGRWDTFGSYFADLFGRQMKALGYIYDGIADMELVRSVDKNLPLYHLAFFSRNRLGQKFWKEARRYSDDQLDLL; from the coding sequence ATGCTTGAGAAGCTGCCGCGTTTAGAAGACGACGACCTGATAACGCCTGAGGTCGGACTGTGGGCGGAATTTAAGTACAGGCTCGTGTGGAACTATGCAAAGATGTTCTCATCATCAATGAAATCAAAGTGGGATGCCCGGGTGTATATAGACCTCTATGCCGGTCCGGGACGCGCCAGACTGGAAAAAACAATGACAATTGTACCCGCCTCTCCGCTGCTGTCCTTAAACATTGCAGATCGGTTTGATAGATACATATTTTGTGAGAGCGACAGCATGAAAATAGAAGCCCTGAAAAAAAGAGTTGTACGGGATTACGCCGGGATCGATATCCGTTTCGTTGAGGACGATGTCAACAGCAACATCGAGAAGGTTATTTCACAGCTACCTGCTCATCGAAAAGATTTCAGAGTCCTCAGCTTTTGCTTCGTCGACCCGTACAGTATCAGAAATCTCAATTTCCAGACCATTCAACAGCTGTCGGAAAAGTATATGGATTTTCTCGTTCTCATACCCTCGGGAATGGATGCGAACAGAAACATTGATGCCTATTACATGCAAGAGTCGAGTACGGCTATCGAGTATTTTACCGGCTCCCCGAATTGGCGGGACGAGTGGCGTGCTCAAAGAGGCCGCTGGGATACGTTCGGTTCGTACTTTGCTGATCTCTTTGGAAGACAGATGAAGGCATTAGGATACATTTACGATGGGATTGCCGATATGGAGCTTGTGCGGTCGGTAGATAAAAACCTTCCGCTCTATCATTTGGCCTTCTTCAGCCGCAATAGATTGGGACAAAAGTTCTGGAAAGAAGCCAGGAGATATAGCGACGATCAACTCGACCTTCTATAA
- a CDS encoding TolC family protein, whose protein sequence is MRGIRCSFVIVLSVVLLLAGVVSVPAGAQDPAPAVNGTNAAGGATAGGVLREGELLTLEQCVAIALRSHPAIAAAGSSVEAVRSRIGQAAASYYPQIDLSAGYDTSDFTSRSGSRTIVGRNSEFSGTAALRQNLYDFGRTSTQVRIQRFTFDASRMDLKDVTDQIVLNVRESYYGVLRADRNREVAREVVKQFGQHLEQAKGFFEVGLKPKFDVTKAEVDLSTARLDQIRAENSYRIAWVTLRNAMGIPTAPEFRVEDSLSFAKYDISLDSAVARAYANRPDLQSTLFQGRAAEQSVELARKGYYPTVSGSASYSASGERTPLDDGWSVGAVVSFPLFNGFLTRSQVDEARATLDVVRANEQSLRQLILLEIQQAYLNLNEAEERIGAAELTVRQARENLDIATGRYDAGVGDPIEVTDALIAFRNAETAYNGALYDYKVAQANIERAMGGGK, encoded by the coding sequence ATGCGTGGCATACGGTGTAGTTTTGTTATTGTGCTGTCGGTTGTGCTGCTGTTGGCCGGGGTCGTGAGCGTCCCTGCCGGAGCGCAGGATCCCGCTCCTGCGGTGAACGGGACGAATGCGGCAGGAGGTGCGACAGCCGGCGGGGTGTTGCGTGAGGGAGAGCTCCTCACTCTCGAACAGTGCGTGGCGATCGCGCTCCGGAGTCATCCGGCCATCGCCGCCGCAGGCAGTTCGGTCGAGGCGGTGCGGAGCAGGATAGGGCAGGCTGCTGCCTCCTACTACCCGCAGATCGACCTCTCCGCAGGGTACGACACCTCCGACTTCACCTCCCGTTCCGGATCGCGGACCATCGTCGGCCGGAATTCTGAATTCAGCGGAACCGCAGCCCTGCGGCAGAATCTCTACGACTTCGGCAGGACCTCGACCCAGGTCAGGATACAGCGCTTCACCTTCGACGCATCGCGGATGGATCTGAAGGACGTTACCGACCAGATCGTCCTCAATGTCCGGGAATCCTATTACGGCGTGCTGCGGGCGGACCGGAACAGGGAGGTGGCGCGGGAGGTGGTGAAGCAGTTCGGGCAGCACCTGGAGCAGGCGAAGGGCTTCTTCGAGGTGGGGCTGAAACCCAAGTTCGATGTGACCAAGGCGGAGGTCGACCTGAGCACTGCGCGGCTCGACCAGATACGGGCGGAGAACAGCTATCGCATCGCCTGGGTGACGCTCAGGAATGCGATGGGCATCCCCACCGCCCCGGAGTTCAGGGTGGAGGACAGCCTCTCTTTCGCCAAATACGATATATCGCTCGACAGCGCCGTTGCGCGCGCTTATGCCAACAGGCCGGACCTCCAGTCGACGCTCTTCCAGGGGCGCGCGGCGGAACAGTCGGTCGAGCTCGCCCGCAAGGGCTACTACCCGACGGTGAGCGGCAGCGCGTCGTATTCGGCATCAGGGGAGCGGACACCCCTGGACGACGGATGGAGCGTGGGCGCCGTCGTCTCCTTCCCGCTGTTTAATGGATTTCTCACCAGGAGCCAGGTGGACGAGGCACGGGCGACGCTCGATGTGGTCAGGGCGAACGAGCAGTCCCTGCGGCAGCTCATCCTGCTCGAGATACAGCAGGCCTATCTCAACCTGAATGAGGCGGAAGAGCGCATCGGCGCCGCCGAGCTGACGGTGCGGCAGGCGCGGGAGAACCTCGACATCGCCACAGGAAGATATGATGCCGGCGTGGGAGACCCGATAGAGGTGACGGACGCGCTCATCGCCTTCCGCAACGCCGAGACCGCATACAACGGGGCGCTGTACGACTACAAAGTCGCGCAGGCGAATATAGAGCGCGCAATGGGAGGCGGGAAGTGA
- a CDS encoding NifB/NifX family molybdenum-iron cluster-binding protein, whose translation MNVCFPVQKDEGLESTVFNHFGSAPLFVVVDLETGAVSTIVNKDQHHAHGACNPLKALDSRKVDAVVVGGIGGGALNRLNQSGIRVYRADAASVKENVARLQAQQLREYMPQQCCGGHTHGGGCAH comes from the coding sequence ATGAACGTTTGTTTTCCCGTACAGAAGGACGAGGGGCTCGAAAGCACGGTCTTCAACCACTTCGGCTCGGCCCCCCTGTTCGTCGTCGTCGACCTGGAGACCGGAGCGGTATCGACCATCGTCAATAAAGACCAGCACCACGCCCACGGCGCCTGCAACCCCCTCAAAGCGCTCGACAGCCGGAAGGTTGACGCGGTCGTCGTCGGCGGCATCGGCGGCGGCGCCCTGAACAGGCTGAACCAGTCGGGCATCAGGGTCTATCGCGCCGATGCGGCGAGCGTGAAAGAGAACGTCGCGAGACTTCAGGCGCAGCAGCTGCGTGAATACATGCCGCAGCAGTGCTGCGGCGGCCACACGCACGGCGGAGGATGCGCACACTAG
- a CDS encoding ABC transporter permease gives MIDLSSTISISFRSLMVNKMRSSLTMLGIVIGVGAVIAMLAVGSGARQRIAEQISSMGSNLIIILPGATTSGGVRMGAGTQSTLSMADAEAIQRESPAVQYVAPVLNGVSQVIAGSQNWSTGVTGTTPDMLQVKDWPLAAGRAFTGDDVRSAAKVALLGQTVVDNLFGDADPVGQVVRIKNVPFTVVGMLDRKGQSPNGQDQDDVIYVPVTTAQKKLFGTAFPGMVRTIMVKAKSADDLDDAEHQITELLRQRHRLGPRQDNDFTVRNLTQMMQTQEQSTRVMTILLGAIASVSLLVGGIGIMNIMLVSVTERTREIGIRMAIGARTWDIRLQFLIEALTLSLIGGIFGIVIGISGSEILSALAGWPTTVSLLSVVLAFSFSGVVGMFFGFYPAYKASLLDPIEALRYE, from the coding sequence ATGATCGATCTTTCCTCTACCATAAGTATTTCGTTCAGGTCGCTCATGGTGAACAAGATGCGTTCGTCGCTGACGATGCTCGGGATCGTCATCGGCGTGGGCGCGGTCATCGCGATGCTCGCCGTGGGCTCGGGAGCGCGCCAGCGGATAGCCGAGCAGATCTCGAGCATGGGGAGCAACCTCATCATCATACTGCCCGGCGCCACGACCTCGGGCGGGGTCCGGATGGGAGCGGGAACGCAGTCCACGCTCTCGATGGCCGATGCAGAGGCGATACAGCGCGAGAGCCCCGCTGTCCAGTATGTCGCCCCGGTATTGAACGGCGTCAGCCAGGTCATCGCCGGAAGCCAGAACTGGTCGACGGGGGTGACCGGCACGACCCCGGATATGCTGCAGGTCAAGGATTGGCCTCTGGCTGCGGGGAGGGCCTTTACCGGCGACGATGTGCGGAGCGCGGCCAAGGTCGCCCTGCTCGGGCAGACGGTGGTCGACAATCTTTTCGGAGACGCCGATCCCGTGGGGCAGGTCGTGAGGATAAAGAACGTCCCTTTTACCGTGGTCGGCATGCTCGACCGCAAAGGCCAGTCCCCGAACGGGCAGGACCAGGACGATGTGATCTATGTGCCGGTGACGACGGCGCAGAAAAAGCTCTTCGGGACCGCCTTTCCCGGCATGGTGAGGACGATCATGGTGAAGGCGAAGAGCGCCGACGACCTCGACGACGCCGAACACCAGATCACCGAGCTGCTCAGACAGCGCCATCGCCTCGGCCCGAGGCAGGATAACGATTTTACGGTGAGGAACCTCACCCAGATGATGCAGACGCAGGAGCAGTCGACCAGGGTGATGACCATACTGCTCGGCGCCATCGCCTCGGTCTCGCTCCTCGTGGGCGGGATAGGGATCATGAACATCATGCTCGTTTCGGTCACGGAGCGGACGCGGGAGATAGGTATACGCATGGCGATAGGGGCCCGGACCTGGGATATCAGGCTGCAGTTTCTCATAGAGGCGCTCACGCTGTCGCTGATCGGGGGCATTTTCGGCATCGTCATCGGGATATCGGGCTCCGAGATCCTTTCGGCCCTCGCCGGATGGCCGACGACGGTCTCGCTGCTCTCGGTGGTCCTGGCCTTCAGCTTTTCGGGGGTCGTCGGCATGTTCTTCGGGTTCTACCCGGCATACAAGGCGTCGCTCCTCGACCCGATAGAGGCGCTGCGGTATGAGTAA